The following coding sequences lie in one Niabella agricola genomic window:
- a CDS encoding PH domain-containing protein: MMDFTASYDKATKIITALVGMLMLLVLVSMWMGLKTAGTWFPLLFMVVVSFLSVILPYGFSITKYQMNQEELIICRPMGNKKIALTSIASAAIIDPKLLRWSWRIFGSGGMFGYYGTFGNKHLGTMRWYLTRKDQVILITTITNKKLLLSPDDADAFIQQYNQLRTQAGR; the protein is encoded by the coding sequence ATGATGGACTTTACTGCTTCATACGATAAAGCAACGAAAATCATTACCGCACTTGTCGGAATGCTGATGCTCCTTGTACTGGTATCGATGTGGATGGGTCTGAAAACAGCCGGCACCTGGTTCCCGCTCTTGTTTATGGTCGTTGTAAGTTTTTTATCTGTGATCCTGCCCTACGGGTTTTCTATAACAAAATACCAGATGAATCAGGAGGAGCTGATCATCTGCCGTCCCATGGGCAACAAAAAGATTGCGCTGACTTCAATAGCATCGGCTGCAATCATTGATCCAAAGCTGTTACGCTGGTCCTGGCGGATCTTCGGAAGCGGAGGTATGTTTGGCTATTACGGCACTTTTGGAAACAAGCATCTTGGCACTATGCGCTGGTATCTGACCCGCAAAGACCAGGTTATACTCATTACCACCATTACTAATAAAAAGTTACTATTAAGCCCGGATGATGCCGATGCATTCATACAACAATACAACCAGCTCCGGACTCAAGCCGGCAGATAA
- a CDS encoding Crp/Fnr family transcriptional regulator, with the protein MKKQMRKADIEKSFLYRMCLQEWWPALDVHCRIIPYKKGASIFKAGDPVTGIYFVIDGIVKVFKHWEQGKDLIIRFAGPDDILGHRGISTHSSVYPVGAIAISAGTLCFIDMEFFRKTLAVNPALLHAFMLFFADELQLSERRMQELVHVSVRTRTAKAILEIQTKIGSVTAAGPVVAISRQDLSAYIGATYETVYKFLLEFSEQGWIRTVGKELMLNDVPTLELIAAGN; encoded by the coding sequence ATGAAAAAGCAAATGCGCAAGGCTGATATTGAAAAAAGTTTTTTGTACCGGATGTGCCTGCAGGAGTGGTGGCCTGCGCTGGATGTACATTGCAGGATTATACCATATAAAAAAGGAGCTTCAATCTTTAAAGCGGGTGATCCGGTTACAGGCATTTATTTTGTTATCGACGGAATTGTTAAAGTATTCAAGCATTGGGAGCAGGGCAAGGATCTGATCATCCGTTTTGCAGGGCCGGATGATATCCTGGGGCACCGGGGTATTTCTACCCATTCTTCGGTTTACCCGGTTGGGGCTATTGCTATCAGCGCTGGTACCTTATGCTTTATAGACATGGAGTTCTTCAGAAAGACACTGGCGGTAAACCCAGCACTTTTACATGCATTTATGCTGTTCTTCGCCGATGAGCTGCAGTTGTCTGAACGACGGATGCAGGAGCTGGTGCATGTTTCCGTAAGGACACGGACGGCAAAAGCGATTCTCGAGATACAGACGAAGATCGGAAGTGTAACCGCTGCTGGCCCGGTGGTAGCCATCAGCCGGCAAGACCTGTCTGCTTATATCGGGGCTACCTATGAAACGGTATACAAGTTTTTGCTGGAATTTTCAGAACAGGGATGGATCCGTACCGTTGGCAAGGAGCTGATGTTAAATGATGTGCCAACGTTGGAATTGATTGCAGCAGGTAACTGA